The sequence below is a genomic window from Nostoc flagelliforme CCNUN1.
GTTGTTCTGCCGTTCTGTCCAAACGACAACCGCTACACCGTTGCCTAAAAAACCGATTCCGATCCAGCGATCTTCGCCATAATCAAAACGCTCATCAAGCTCAATCAGCATGGAATTATTAAACATTCCGGGGACATCTGCAAAATCAATTCGATGTTTACGAATATTTTCAAGATTCTTTGTTTCGTCCCACTCAAACTGCATGAAGGCTTAATGAACAATACATAAACAGTTAAGCCCATTATCGCTTATTACAGATGAATGAGAAATCCATTTATTTTTATAGTAAAAAACAGCGACGTTCCAATGCTTGCTTAAGTAAACCTTGATATTCTTCATCCTCAACCCGATAGGCCCCAAACCTCTCCAAATGCGGATTCATCATTTGGGCATCGAAAAACACAAATTTCCTCTGACGCAATCTTTCCACCAACTTTACCATCGCTACCTTCGAGCCTTCGGGAATCCGGTAAAACATCGACTCGCCAATAAAAGCCCCACCAATAACAATCCCTAAAATTCCCCCAGCTAATTTGTCACCTTGCCAAGTTTCAAAACTATAAGCATAACCACTCTGGTAAAGTAGCCAGTAAATCTTTTGTAATTCCGGTGAAATCCAAGTTGTCTCTCTGTCAGCACACCCAGCCACCACAGCTTGAAAGTCCCGATTAATAGCCACACTAAAACGCTCTTGATTCAGGACACGCTGCAAAGACTTGGGGTAGCGAAACCGTTTATCCAAAGGAATAAAAGTTCGATCGCGACTTCCGTACCAACTCAGGCGATCGCGCTCATCAGCCATGAGAAAATAGCCTTGTGCATAACCCTCAACAATAGCCGCGATATCATATTCCATAAATAAATATAAAAAAAACAGCAGAGAAACGCCATTTGATCCTATCAATCATCCTCAGCGTTCCTCTGCGTTTCCCTCCGCGTCCCTCTGCGTTTAAAATAAAAAAAATGACTCAACCAATTCCACCCATTACCCTACCACCACCTGAAAACCCTCTGCTCGAAGGTGAATGGTTACGAGAACGCTTACAACGCTGGCTAGATACAGAATTTATCCCCGAAGCAGTCAACCAAAACATTGCCCAACGAGCCGCACAGATTTTTGTGCGTCAACGGATGGAAGGAGAAAACGACCTTGGTTCTCTGGTAATTGCCATTGTCACAGAGATGCAGTCGTATGATTTTTCTAATAGCTTCTATGGAGAGTTTGCGATCGCTAACGCCGTCAGCGATCTACTCTTAGAAAGTCTGGGAATTGATAAGTGTTGTGGTCAATAATAGTTAGGAGTTAGAAGTTAGGAGTTAGGTTTGTCTCAATTAATAACTCATCACTCATAACTCATCACTCATAACTTTTTACCAACTAGACTTAACAACTCCAGGCAATAGACCTTCATGCGCCCATTCTCTCAGCACGTTCCGAGACAGTCCAAAATCGCGGTAAACACCTCTAGAACGACCAGTCAACCAGCAACGATTGCGGTGACGGGTGGGCGCACTATTCCGGGGTAGCTGTTGAATCTTCCGGTGGACTTCTAGCTTATCTAGGGGAGATGCTGCACTTCTGAACTCTTCTAAAAGAGCTTGCCGCTTGTCAGCATACTTTTCTATCAACTTAGTGCGCTTTTTCTCGCGCTCAATCATGCTCTTTTTTGCCATTATTCTCTAACTTCTTTAAAGACACCGTTTTCCATTCTACAGTCTCTCCATCAATTCTGGGACTACTTGCGTCGCTTACCCTACAACCACTGGCTTATTAGCAGCAGGACATAAATCAGCAAGTTCACAAGCAATACAGACAGGAGAGCGTGCTTTACAAATAGCACGACCGTGATAAATCAGCCGAATTGACCAATTTTCCCAATCAGGCTGTGGCAATAAACCCATTAAATCTTGCTCAATCCGAACGGGGTCTTTTGCTTGGGTTAAACCCAAACGTTCGCTAAGGCGCTTAACGTGAGTATCTACCGTCACCCCAACATTAATGCCATACGCATGACCCAAGACTACATTTGCTGTCTTCCGCGCCACACCTGGAAGCTTTAATAATTGCTCCATTTGGTTAGGCACAACAGAGTCAAATTCGCTAACAATCATTCGACAGGCAGCTTGAATGTTCTTGGCTTTATTGCGATAAAACCCTGTTGAACGCACCAAGTTTTCTAATTCTACCAAGTCAGCGATCGCTAAACTCTCAGCATCAGGAAACCGATCAAATAAAGCTGGTGTCACCTTATTCACCCGCTCATCAGTACACTGAGCAGAGAGAATCGTTGCCACCAACAATTGTACTGGCGTTGAGTAGTTCAAAGAGCAAGTAGCATCTGGATAGAGACGCTTCAGCCGAGCTAAAATTTCTATCGCCCGTTGCTTTAAAGGTAAAACTTCCTTTTCCCTATTCCCCACTCCCTACTCCCCACTCCCTATTTTCACTGGAACAATCTTTGCACCCACTCTAATTGACTAGTTAATTGAGTAGTTTCTTTGACTATCAGAAAAATTCCTAACCCTAACAGTAACACCAAACCGGTTTGCATTACACCTTCTTGAATCCGGGCTGGTACAGGCTTACCACGTAAACCTTCAATCAGCAGAAAAGCGAGTTGTCCGCCATCCAAAGCTGGTAAAGGCAAAATATTGATAATAGCCAAGTTAATGCTAATAATTGCCGCAAAAGACAATAGATTTGCGCTATTGTCTTCAGCTAATTTTGCACCGATTTTGACAATATTAACTGGCCCAGAAACTTGTCCAGCAGTTTGTTGAAAGTTGGTAATTAACTGCCCAAAACCGCTAACTGTACCAACAAATAATTGTTGAAATCTGTTAGCAGCAATACCAAAAATTTCAAAAGGACTATTAGGACGGCGATAAATTGCTGTAGCATTTGGGCTAAGTGCTACACCAACTACACCTTTGCCATCGGCTCCCAGTTTTGGCGTTAATTTCAGAGTTTGTTGTTGGTTTTCACGCAGAATTGTCAGTTCGATTTGCTGATTGGGATGAGTTTGAATTTCTTTTGTCAGCAAAGGAGTTGACTTTTCAGAAGCCGGGAGTTCTTCACCGTTAACAGCCAGAATAATATCTCCTTCCCGAATTCCTGCTTGATAGGCAACAGATTCTTGATTAACAGGCTGTACGGCGACACCAGCTTTATAGGTTAATTCCTTGGGAATGCCGACGATACCCAATTGCAGAACCAACACTAAATAGGCAAATATTAAATTTGCGATAACTCCGGCACTGATAACGATCGCCCTGTCTAAAACTGGACGGTTACGCAGTAGATTCGGG
It includes:
- a CDS encoding BrnT family toxin; this translates as MQFEWDETKNLENIRKHRIDFADVPGMFNNSMLIELDERFDYGEDRWIGIGFLGNGVAVVVWTERQNNIVRIISARRANRYERQRLEQYLTY
- the aat gene encoding leucyl/phenylalanyl-tRNA--protein transferase — encoded protein: MEYDIAAIVEGYAQGYFLMADERDRLSWYGSRDRTFIPLDKRFRYPKSLQRVLNQERFSVAINRDFQAVVAGCADRETTWISPELQKIYWLLYQSGYAYSFETWQGDKLAGGILGIVIGGAFIGESMFYRIPEGSKVAMVKLVERLRQRKFVFFDAQMMNPHLERFGAYRVEDEEYQGLLKQALERRCFLL
- the rpsN gene encoding 30S ribosomal protein S14; protein product: MAKKSMIEREKKRTKLIEKYADKRQALLEEFRSAASPLDKLEVHRKIQQLPRNSAPTRHRNRCWLTGRSRGVYRDFGLSRNVLREWAHEGLLPGVVKSSW
- the nth gene encoding endonuclease III produces the protein MGNREKEVLPLKQRAIEILARLKRLYPDATCSLNYSTPVQLLVATILSAQCTDERVNKVTPALFDRFPDAESLAIADLVELENLVRSTGFYRNKAKNIQAACRMIVSEFDSVVPNQMEQLLKLPGVARKTANVVLGHAYGINVGVTVDTHVKRLSERLGLTQAKDPVRIEQDLMGLLPQPDWENWSIRLIYHGRAICKARSPVCIACELADLCPAANKPVVVG
- the rseP gene encoding RIP metalloprotease RseP, which produces MSVLAAIAVLAVLILVHELGHFVAARSQGILVNRFSLGFGPVVLKYQGKQTEYAVRAFPLGGFVGFPDDDPDSDVPPNDPNLLRNRPVLDRAIVISAGVIANLIFAYLVLVLQLGIVGIPKELTYKAGVAVQPVNQESVAYQAGIREGDIILAVNGEELPASEKSTPLLTKEIQTHPNQQIELTILRENQQQTLKLTPKLGADGKGVVGVALSPNATAIYRRPNSPFEIFGIAANRFQQLFVGTVSGFGQLITNFQQTAGQVSGPVNIVKIGAKLAEDNSANLLSFAAIISINLAIINILPLPALDGGQLAFLLIEGLRGKPVPARIQEGVMQTGLVLLLGLGIFLIVKETTQLTSQLEWVQRLFQ